In Candidatus Binatia bacterium, the genomic stretch ACGGAGATTCGCCGCATCGCCGATCAGGCCCGGGCCGGGGCCACTGAAGCCGGAAAAAATCCCGACGCCTTGGAAATTATTTGCAAGATCCGCTGCTCCGTCGCCCACGATCGATCCGAGGCGCGCGAAGCGTTGAGCCACGCGTTGACCTACTATGCTCTGGCGGACTACTACCGCGACCTCTTGACCCGAATGGGTTTCGGTTCTGAGATCGAAGCGATGCGCGCCGCCTGGCAATCGGGTGGATTCCACGCCGCGCGAGCTTTGATCACCGATCGTCTCTTTGAAGGTTTGCCGATGGCGGCGGTGACCTCCGTCGAAGAGATTCGTGAAAAGCTCAAACCCTATGGGGCCGCCGGCGCGACGCGTATTATTTTGCCTTACGTGGCTGCATCGAAAGATGTCGTCGGAGAATTGAAAAGCTTTATCGCTGCGTGGGGGAAGGCGGCACCTAAGAGTCGGTGACGAGCCGGCCTTTCAATTTTCGAGCAAAACGAGGAGGGAAGAATGTCCTTTGAACTGCTGAACCCTTCCGGTCTGGAGCGGCCAGTCGGTTACGCGCATGTGGCCAAGGTCACATCCGGTAAAATTGTCTTTGTCGCCGGACAGGCGCCGTTCGATTCCGCCGGGGCGGTCGTCGGCAAAGGCGACTTTGTCGCGCAATTCCGCCAGGTCATGCATAACCTCAAGCTGGCCGTGGAAGGCGCGGGCGGCACGCCTACACAGTTCGCCGTCCTGACGATGTATTTGACCGATCTACCTGCCTATCTCGCCAACAAGAAAGCGCTCGGCGCCGCCTACCGGGAAGTCTTCGGTAAGTATTTCCCCGCTATAACGCTGGTCGAGGTCAAGAGCCTATACCATCCAGACTGCATGGTAGAAATTTCCGGAGTCGCCGTCATCGACTGACTCACCACCGTCAGATTCCCGGCAATTTATTGGCGATTCGCTGGGTAATTTTGTTCCATATTGCGGCAGTTACTAACCAAACCTGTTACTGAATTACGTGCCTTTACGAGGGTCGTCGCAGACATTTCAAGTAGTTAAGTGTATGGCACATCCATTGCTTCATTTTCCGCAGCATGAGCCAACTCGAAATCACAGGAAATTCCAACAGAATGGAAGGTTTCGACTACCCCACTCTGGAAGAGATCATTTCTTTGTGGCAATCCTACAAGTCGAACGGCGGCCTGGCGCCCGAAGAGGCCTGGGACGCCATCGCGGCGAGCCTGGCCCTGGACATGGTGTTTTCCGGGCACGTCCGCGCGAAGAACGTCGAACAGTAAGACCCCGGTACCTCTCCCTCCAACCGCCCGCTCGGTTTAACCTCGTACCATAAGAACGCCCCGAACGTGAGTGATTGCCAGCACGGCAGTGCTCTTTTGATTTTAGGGCAGCGACTCTGATGATCAAGTTTGTTCGGCCTGAGGGTCGGCTCGGGCGATTAGATCCAAAAACGCTTGTATGTGGGGGCGCTCAGAAGCCGCGATCTGCCGCAGCAGCTCTGCCGTCTCCGGCGCCTGCTCGGTGACGAGGGCGGCGCGCTCAAGAAGGCGAGTCTCGAGCGCTCTATGATCGTTTAAGTCTTGCGCCATTCTCTGCCAGTGATTTTTTCCGGACGTGATCTCCAAAGCGATGTCTTCCAGGTTTGTTCCCGAGCCGACCAGCTTGTCTCTCAAAAGATCGGCGCTCGACTGTTTTTCTTGGGCCAGGCGGCGCAGTAGCTGCGCCACGTGGGGGTAGGGCGCCCTATCGGCGTGGCGTGAAATCTGTTCGGCCAGGCTGCACAGATCCCGATAGCTTTCCATGAGGATATCTGCCGGTTCCGTAGACTTGGATTTTCCGTTGCGCAATATTTCCCGCACCTTCCTGAAGAGCTCGATCATGCCCGCGTTCTTCTCCGTGCGCAGAACATATAGGAGTATGAACCCGGCTTGTCAAGCGCTACGTCGAAACGCGTGGGCTGTTTGACTAGAGACGGAAAATCTGTTGAAGTGTTTCTACCCTGAGGAAAGAATATGGCCCGTATTACCGTGGAGGATTGTTTGGAAAAGGTTCAGAGCCGCTTCGAGTTGGTGATGTTGGCCTCTCGGCGGGCTAGGCAGCTTTTTAAAGGCGCCAAGCCCTTGATCGAAAGCAACAACCGCGAGGTGGTTGTGGCTTTGCGAGAGATTGCCGCGGGAGAAGTAAAGAAGGCTTCGAAAGATCTCAAGCTGGCATAAGTCCCTTCACGTTCCTTTCTTTTCCTTCGGTCTCGATCCGGATTCCCTCGATAGTCTTCTCGTGGATTCCTTGTAAAGGCGCCGGAAAGAAGGTAGATTTTTTTGACAGCAAAGGGCGCATTTCCGGCCCGCGGTGGAGTGGTTGCAAAGCGATCCGCGGCGGCCGAGAGCTTCGATGGCTAAGCGGAAGGACGATCGCGAAGAGAAGGCCTTTCCAGACGAGATCGATCTGCAAAAAAAGATCGATCTCACGGACGAAGATAAATCTCCCTCCAAAGATCTTGTCCCCTTTGAGCCGCTCCAGAGATATCTGGCGGAGATCCGCCGGTATCCGTTGTTGAGCCGTGAGGAAGAGCATCGGCTGGCGGTCGAATACAAAGAGTACGGCAACATCGAAGCCGCCTACAAACTCGTCACCTCGAATTTACGGCTGGTGGTGATGATCGCGCGGGAGTATCAGAAGGCCTTCCGTAATCTTCTGGATCTCATTCAGGAGGGCAACATCGGACTCATGGAGGCGGTCAAAAATTTCGATCCCTATCGCGGCATCCGTTTCCCATCTTACGCCGTGTGGTGGGTCCGGGCGTACATCATTCGCTACATCATCAACGACTGGCGCATGGTCAAGATCGGGACGACGCAGGCGCAGCGAAAACTCTTTTTCAATCTGCAAAAGGAAAAGGAAAAGCTCGAGGCCGAAGGCTTTATTCCGGGTCCGAAGCTCCTGGCGCAGCGCTTGAACGTGAAAGAAGGCGAAGTCGTGGAGATGGAACAAAGGCTCGGCAACCGCGACCTATCCACGGACGTTCCGGTGGGTGAGGACGGGGAAGCCACCTTGCTTCATTTTTTGCCGGACAATAAGGAGACGCCGGAAGAGCGCGTCGCGGCCGCCGAGTACCGCCAGGTTCTCGGCGAGAAGATCGAGGAATTCGCCGGCGGACTAAAAGATAAAGAATTGGTCATATTCCGCGAGCGGCTTTTGAACGAGGAGCCGCTGACGCTCAGGGAAATCGGCGAGCGATACGGCATCAGCCGGGAGCGCGTGCGGCAAATCGAAGACCGGTTGAAGAAAAAACTCAAAGAATATCTAAGCCGTGAATTCAAAGACATCAAGGACACCGTTGTCGGCGCTAACTAGCGCCACGCCGCCTCTTCAGCTCGTCTAACTTTTTCCTATCTCCGGGCTTATGAACCCTAGTTTCGGTAACGCAAGTCTGCTTGCGACTTGGAATCGTATTTGATAGCTAAAACGGCGAGGAGGATTCGCCTTGCAATTTCAACGGGAGATCGAGATTAAAAACTCGAAAGAGCGAGTGTGGCAGTTTCTCTGGGACGTCGACCGCTTTATCGCTTGTGTCCCGGGATGCCGCGACGCCGCCACGGTGGAAGCGGGGAAGCGCTACACCGCGACCATGTCGGAAAGGGTCGGCCCTTTTCGGGTCGAGTTCCCGATGCGGATCGATGTGCTCGAAAGCCGGGAGCTTTCGTACATCAAGGCGCAGGCCACGGGAAACGACAGCAAAATCGGGAGCCGCATGAAGGTCGATCTTGAAGTCCGTCTGGCCGGCAACGGAGAAAAGACGACGATGTCTTTGATTACGGCGGTGGATATCGTCGGCAAGCTGGCGACTTTGGGCCACAGCATCATCAAGCGGAGAGCGGATCAGGTGATGGATGAATTCGCTCAGGCAGTGAAGCAGAAATTGGAAGGAACCGCCTAGAATGTTGCGGCGGTTTCGCCTGGAAGAGCCGGAGACCGTCCAGGAAGCGTCTCAACTGCTCGCCCGCCATGGAGAAGCGGCCCGCATCTATGCCGGCGGCACCGAACTGCTGCTCGTGATGAAAGAGGGGCTCGCCCACTACGAGCGCCTTGTCAACGTCAAAAAAATCCCCCATCTGGACGAGGTGAAGCTCACCGACGGTTTTGTTTCGATCGGCGCGCTCTCCACTCATAGACAACTTTTATTCTCTCCCGTGGTGCGGCGGCATCTTCCCGCTTTTGCCGGCATGGAGGCCAACGTGGCCAACATTCGCGTCCGCGAAGTCGGAACCATCGGCGGCAATCTTTGCTTCGCCGAGCCGCATGCCGACCCGGGGACTCTTCTGTTGGCTTTAGGCGCGAAGGTCATCGCGGCGAAGAATACCGGGCAGCGGGAGATCCTGATCGAGAAATTTTTCGTCGACGCTTATGAAACCTGCCTCGAACCCGACGAACTCCTCACCGAAATCCGCGTGCCGCGACTTCCTGCCCGCTCCGGAGTCGCTTACTTGAAATTCGGCTATCTCGAGCGTCCCAGTGTAGGCGTGGCTCTATTCTTGTCTCTGGATGGAAACGGGAAATCGGTCGGCGACGCGCGCATCGCCGTCGGCTGTGTGGGACCTACGGCGAGGCGGATTCAAGAAGCCGAGTCGCTGCTAGAGGGGAAATCCGTCGATGAAGCATCTCGTCTAATCGCCGAAGCCGGCGCCGCCGCCGCGCGCGCCAGCCAGGCGATCAGCGATCTCCACGGATCGCAGGATTATAAGGAGCATATCG encodes the following:
- a CDS encoding RidA family protein, with the translated sequence MSFELLNPSGLERPVGYAHVAKVTSGKIVFVAGQAPFDSAGAVVGKGDFVAQFRQVMHNLKLAVEGAGGTPTQFAVLTMYLTDLPAYLANKKALGAAYREVFGKYFPAITLVEVKSLYHPDCMVEISGVAVID
- the rpoZ gene encoding DNA-directed RNA polymerase subunit omega; translated protein: MARITVEDCLEKVQSRFELVMLASRRARQLFKGAKPLIESNNREVVVALREIAAGEVKKASKDLKLA
- a CDS encoding RNA polymerase factor sigma-32; amino-acid sequence: MAKRKDDREEKAFPDEIDLQKKIDLTDEDKSPSKDLVPFEPLQRYLAEIRRYPLLSREEEHRLAVEYKEYGNIEAAYKLVTSNLRLVVMIAREYQKAFRNLLDLIQEGNIGLMEAVKNFDPYRGIRFPSYAVWWVRAYIIRYIINDWRMVKIGTTQAQRKLFFNLQKEKEKLEAEGFIPGPKLLAQRLNVKEGEVVEMEQRLGNRDLSTDVPVGEDGEATLLHFLPDNKETPEERVAAAEYRQVLGEKIEEFAGGLKDKELVIFRERLLNEEPLTLREIGERYGISRERVRQIEDRLKKKLKEYLSREFKDIKDTVVGAN
- a CDS encoding SRPBCC domain-containing protein, giving the protein MQFQREIEIKNSKERVWQFLWDVDRFIACVPGCRDAATVEAGKRYTATMSERVGPFRVEFPMRIDVLESRELSYIKAQATGNDSKIGSRMKVDLEVRLAGNGEKTTMSLITAVDIVGKLATLGHSIIKRRADQVMDEFAQAVKQKLEGTA
- a CDS encoding xanthine dehydrogenase family protein subunit M; protein product: MLRRFRLEEPETVQEASQLLARHGEAARIYAGGTELLLVMKEGLAHYERLVNVKKIPHLDEVKLTDGFVSIGALSTHRQLLFSPVVRRHLPAFAGMEANVANIRVREVGTIGGNLCFAEPHADPGTLLLALGAKVIAAKNTGQREILIEKFFVDAYETCLEPDELLTEIRVPRLPARSGVAYLKFGYLERPSVGVALFLSLDGNGKSVGDARIAVGCVGPTARRIQEAESLLEGKSVDEASRLIAEAGAAAARASQAISDLHGSQDYKEHIVGVLLKRAFRQAVEQCRQRVEG